The Methanofollis sp. nucleotide sequence CCCCTTCTCACCGCGCTGTGTCCCAGGGCATTGGCGAGGTGGGTTTTCCCCACGCCGACGGGGCCGCAGATAATGACGTTCTCATGCCGGTCGGTAAAGCCGAGGCCGAAGAGGTCCTTCACCTTCTCCCTGTCGACGGTGATGGGTACCTCCCAGTCGAACCGCTCGAAGGTCTGCTCCTGATCGAGAAACGCGCTTCTCATTTTTCTCATGGTCCTGCCCTGTTCGCGTCTTTCGATCTCGTCGTTGAGCACGAGTTCCAGGAACTCGCCGTAGGAGAGCTTTTGAACTTTCGCATACGACCCTCTTTCTGGCAGGGTCACAAGGATGCCCCCGAGCTTCAGTTTTTTCAGCGTCTGTTTCAGTTCCGTGGTGATCTCCATCTTATTCCTCCTTTTTCACGAAGTACGCTGCCGGCCGGGCAAACCGCGACGGCAACGTCTCCAATCTTCTTTCCTCGGTGTCCTCTTTAACGAGGCCTTGCTGTATGATTTCTTCAATCCTGCGCACATCAACGAGTTCGAAGGCGAGGGACCGCTCGCAGGCCTTCTCCACCCTCTCCTTGCCGTACCGTTCCGGCAGCCGCACGAGCTTCTGCGCCTGGCGCAGCTTTGTCCAGGGGAAGGTCCCCGAGAGGAGGAGTTCCGCGAAGCGCCGTGCCGCGGGGCCGATCTGCCCTGCCCTGTCGACATAGTAGGTGCAGCTTCTCATCGCATAAGGTGCCTTCTCTTTCGGATAGTCGTTAAAATCGGTTGAACGCCTTCCCTGGGGAACGGCG carries:
- the istB gene encoding IS21-like element helper ATPase IstB; amino-acid sequence: MEITTELKQTLKKLKLGGILVTLPERGSYAKVQKLSYGEFLELVLNDEIERREQGRTMRKMRSAFLDQEQTFERFDWEVPITVDREKVKDLFGLGFTDRHENVIICGPVGVGKTHLANALGHSAVRRGLNVLMLRSQVLFKRLHQSRADHSFGKEVIGLIRPHVLIIDDFGLQRLTGSEAQDLYEVMIERYQRASTVITSSRPLDEWMGLFDDPLLANSLLDRLAHNAHQIFLEGESYRKRMGRTERTTEKN